The Pseudanabaena galeata CCNP1313 genome includes a region encoding these proteins:
- a CDS encoding tetratricopeptide repeat protein, with amino-acid sequence MTQRTARQWIINGVLIVVTLSFLGVSIAPLIGGLFAPPAQQAANNPNQNTSEQERIKIQIEGFEAVLKSDPKNQTALIGLVNLRNQLGKVKETIEPLQTLADTFPDQPEYRMTLARTYIELKDTKNASAEYRKILTTKPGYIPAIQSLVSIELDDKRPEAAIGILQDTLKIAETANKVQANTVDTGSVRWILGEVYRQQNRIDESIATYDQMIKENAKDFRPYVGKAQLRQVQGKEDEAKKLFDKGLELAPAEFKDEVKRLAALPAQKAPFTNPAQAPSDTPAKKP; translated from the coding sequence GTGACACAACGTACAGCAAGACAATGGATTATTAATGGAGTCTTAATCGTAGTTACGCTCTCATTTTTGGGCGTATCGATCGCCCCGCTAATTGGCGGGTTGTTTGCCCCACCTGCCCAGCAAGCAGCTAATAACCCCAACCAAAATACATCAGAGCAAGAGCGGATCAAAATTCAGATTGAGGGGTTTGAGGCTGTACTAAAAAGCGATCCTAAAAATCAAACCGCGCTGATTGGTCTAGTAAATCTTAGAAATCAACTTGGCAAAGTTAAAGAAACCATCGAACCTTTACAAACCCTTGCCGATACCTTTCCCGATCAGCCCGAATATCGGATGACCTTAGCTCGTACCTACATCGAACTCAAAGACACTAAAAATGCATCAGCAGAGTATCGTAAAATCTTGACTACAAAACCAGGATATATACCAGCAATCCAGAGTCTAGTTAGCATAGAGCTAGATGATAAACGTCCTGAAGCAGCGATCGGAATTCTTCAAGATACGCTTAAGATTGCGGAAACCGCCAACAAAGTCCAAGCAAACACAGTGGATACTGGTTCTGTACGTTGGATTCTTGGCGAAGTCTATCGTCAACAAAATCGGATTGATGAATCGATCGCTACTTACGATCAAATGATCAAAGAAAATGCCAAAGATTTTCGTCCCTACGTTGGTAAGGCTCAATTAAGACAAGTTCAAGGCAAGGAGGACGAGGCTAAGAAGCTCTTTGATAAAGGATTAGAGCTTGCTCCTGCTGAATTTAAAGATGAAGTAAAACGTCTTGCCGCTCTTCCTGCTCAAAAGGCTCCATTCACCAATCCCGCACAAGCACCTAGCGACACTCCAGCTAAAAAACCCTAA
- the fmt gene encoding methionyl-tRNA formyltransferase translates to MRVVFFGTPDFAVPTLERLLSEPDFEVVGVVSQPDTRRGRGNQVSPPPVKAAAIARNPNLKIWQPNRLKKDKTVLAELEALEADVFVVVAYGQILSQKILNMPKYGCINVHGSLLPKYRGAAPIQWAIANGESITGITTMQMDAGIDTGAMLLKAELEILPIDNTDTLSMKLANLGADLLIDTLRRLETITPEPQNEDLSCYSPMIGRDDWQLDWKLEAIALHNRIRAFYPNCYTDFRGQRLKITQTEVISEDENPDLVGKVIEILKGKGFVVQTGKGLLLIKEVQPAGKKLQSGWDFVNGMRIAIGESLS, encoded by the coding sequence ATGCGTGTTGTATTTTTTGGGACTCCCGATTTTGCTGTTCCTACCTTAGAAAGATTATTGTCCGAGCCAGACTTTGAAGTGGTGGGTGTGGTATCACAGCCCGACACAAGGCGTGGACGCGGCAACCAAGTTAGTCCACCACCAGTAAAAGCTGCTGCGATCGCCCGAAATCCCAATCTCAAAATTTGGCAACCCAATCGCCTCAAAAAAGATAAAACGGTACTCGCGGAACTTGAGGCTCTTGAGGCTGATGTATTTGTAGTAGTTGCCTATGGACAGATTCTCTCGCAAAAAATCTTGAATATGCCAAAGTATGGATGCATTAATGTGCATGGTTCATTGCTGCCAAAATATCGGGGTGCGGCTCCGATCCAATGGGCGATCGCCAATGGGGAAAGCATCACAGGCATTACTACTATGCAAATGGATGCAGGCATTGATACGGGTGCAATGCTACTCAAAGCAGAATTAGAAATCTTGCCTATAGACAATACAGACACCTTGAGTATGAAATTAGCTAATCTTGGTGCAGATTTATTAATTGATACTTTACGGCGATTAGAGACGATTACCCCTGAGCCTCAGAATGAAGATTTATCTTGCTATTCACCAATGATTGGACGTGATGATTGGCAATTAGACTGGAAGTTGGAGGCGATCGCCTTGCACAATCGAATTCGGGCTTTCTATCCCAATTGCTATACAGATTTTCGTGGGCAAAGATTGAAAATCACTCAGACAGAAGTTATTTCTGAAGATGAGAATCCTGATCTTGTGGGAAAAGTGATAGAGATTCTCAAGGGTAAAGGATTTGTGGTGCAGACTGGTAAAGGGCTATTGCTAATTAAAGAGGTGCAGCCTGCGGGTAAGAAATTACAATCAGGTTGGGATTTTGTGAATGGTATGAGAATAGCGATCGGTGAGTCTTTGTCATAA
- a CDS encoding DUF389 domain-containing protein, with the protein MAKYIDFWQTYRDRLAAQMGVDEQRKTEVYLEISQAATLKDTTHWLQIIFSAGIATLGLVLNSPAVIIGAMLISPLMGPILSLGLALAAGDFILLARGIANITLSCSVAIGFAVLLIFILPFKEATSEILARIQPNTLDLGVALFSGAIGAIAICRPIKGVVTSIPGVSIAVALMPPLCVVGFGVGVAFSLNWSEGFQIAKGGGLLFLTNLVAISFASLLVFLMLHIDTETVRERVKLWESSDRESLAVQNFLGRYVFLKRLRPIGSLPGRLLVVLLTVLALLVPLSSAFGRLGEEVTEKQQQNALRRNATNIWLSKFSNENNGQPRSSIERISITEKNQFVTLRLNVFTSKLYSATEKEEYVQELAQKLGKNPQQIQFILTEIPTASNEILAKKEEVALPVAVKPPSLSELQFDLLQDLDAMIADLSLPPNAQLLDYAMTTGKSQSMLLAITYLSDRPISADAQALVIQDVKTRIGITGAKVNLEYININGGEIIFEEDKIALTADAITKLDQIGSLLQRYPNLKLLMSVNLWVLESNELRRVRTQAIASYLESKWQVPNERLDITHNLNITSFESPNLPQDGKVLFRFMVKPKEG; encoded by the coding sequence ATGGCTAAATATATAGACTTCTGGCAAACTTATCGCGATCGCCTTGCCGCGCAAATGGGTGTGGATGAGCAACGCAAAACTGAGGTGTACTTAGAAATTTCGCAAGCCGCGACTTTAAAAGATACAACCCATTGGTTGCAAATCATTTTTTCGGCGGGAATCGCGACATTAGGTTTGGTGCTAAATAGCCCTGCGGTAATTATTGGGGCGATGTTAATTTCCCCTTTGATGGGTCCAATTCTTTCTCTCGGTTTGGCTTTGGCGGCTGGAGATTTTATTTTGTTGGCAAGGGGAATTGCAAATATTACCTTGAGTTGCTCTGTAGCAATTGGTTTCGCAGTATTACTAATTTTTATACTGCCATTTAAGGAAGCAACTAGCGAGATTTTGGCAAGGATACAACCGAATACATTGGACTTAGGGGTAGCATTATTTTCGGGCGCGATCGGCGCGATCGCCATTTGTCGTCCTATAAAAGGTGTAGTTACTTCGATCCCAGGGGTGTCGATCGCTGTGGCTCTGATGCCACCATTGTGTGTAGTCGGCTTTGGCGTTGGTGTTGCTTTTAGTCTGAATTGGAGTGAGGGTTTCCAAATTGCTAAGGGTGGCGGTTTGCTATTTCTGACTAACTTAGTGGCGATTTCCTTTGCCTCTTTGTTAGTTTTTCTGATGCTGCACATTGATACGGAAACGGTGCGCGAAAGAGTAAAACTATGGGAATCTAGTGATCGCGAAAGTCTTGCCGTGCAGAATTTCTTAGGTCGTTATGTTTTCTTAAAGCGATTGCGTCCCATTGGAAGCTTGCCAGGGAGATTGTTAGTAGTATTATTGACGGTTCTAGCTCTTTTAGTTCCTCTCAGTAGTGCCTTTGGCAGATTAGGTGAAGAGGTTACTGAGAAACAACAACAAAATGCTCTACGCCGTAATGCGACTAATATTTGGCTGTCGAAATTTAGTAATGAGAACAATGGTCAACCACGCTCTTCGATAGAGCGGATCTCAATTACAGAAAAAAATCAGTTCGTGACGCTGCGACTAAATGTATTTACCAGCAAGCTTTATTCGGCAACTGAGAAGGAAGAGTATGTTCAAGAATTAGCCCAAAAACTTGGCAAAAATCCTCAGCAAATTCAATTTATTCTCACTGAGATTCCCACTGCTTCCAATGAGATTTTGGCTAAGAAGGAAGAAGTTGCCTTACCTGTGGCGGTTAAACCTCCTAGTCTCAGTGAATTACAGTTTGATCTTTTACAGGATCTTGATGCGATGATCGCTGATTTATCTTTGCCACCAAATGCACAATTACTCGACTATGCCATGACTACGGGCAAATCTCAGTCCATGTTATTAGCAATTACTTATTTAAGCGATCGCCCAATTAGTGCAGATGCCCAAGCCTTAGTAATTCAAGATGTGAAGACAAGGATCGGCATAACTGGGGCAAAAGTAAATTTAGAATATATCAATATCAATGGTGGAGAAATTATTTTTGAAGAGGATAAAATAGCATTAACTGCCGACGCTATTACGAAACTTGATCAAATTGGGAGCTTACTACAACGTTATCCTAACCTCAAATTATTGATGTCTGTTAATTTATGGGTGCTAGAGAGTAATGAGTTAAGAAGAGTACGGACTCAGGCGATCGCTTCGTATTTAGAATCTAAATGGCAAGTTCCCAATGAGCGTTTGGATATTACTCACAATCTCAATATTACAAGTTTCGAGTCTCCCAATTTACCACAGGATGGGAAGGTGTTATTTCGGTTTATGGTCAAGCCAAAAGAGGGATAA
- the ftsH gene encoding ATP-dependent zinc metalloprotease FtsH → MKSNNKNDNNNKKWKNFGLYALLGIVVITLGTTLLDSQPATQGEWRYSKLLEEVRKKPAGVSRITLSPDRNFAEVTVPGGPEGKKKVRVNLPNDPEFTKAVRENGIELDVAPRRTDGALVQTLSSLILPILLLVGLFFLLRRAQAGPGNQAMNFGKSRARVQMEPQTQVTFTDVAGIEQAKFELTEVVDFLKNPDRFTAVGAKIPKGVLLVGPPGTGKTLLARAVAGEAGVPFFSISGSEFVEMFVGVGASRVRDLFEQAKANAPCIVFIDEIDAVGRQRGAGLGGGNDEREQTLNQLLTEMDGFEGNTGIIIVAATNRPDVLDAALLRPGRFDRQVVVDRPDFAGRLEILGVHARGKTLSKDVDLEKIARRTPGFTGADLSNLLNEAAILAARRNLTEISMDEINDAVDRVLVGPEKKDRVMSEKRKELVAYHEAGHALVGALMPDYDAIQKVTIIPRGRAGGLTWFLPTEERMQSRAYLQNQMAVALGGRIAEEIVFGEEEVTTGASSDLQQVASVARQMVMRFGMSEKLGPVALGRSNGNMFLGRDIAAERDFSEETAATIDEEVGILVADAYRRAKQLLIDNRHVLDKIAHDLIERETVDAEELQQILETNDLKLAAAF, encoded by the coding sequence GTGAAAAGCAATAATAAAAACGACAATAATAATAAAAAGTGGAAAAATTTTGGTTTATACGCATTGCTTGGCATTGTCGTCATTACCTTAGGAACAACTCTCCTCGATAGCCAACCAGCCACTCAAGGTGAATGGCGCTACAGCAAGCTGCTCGAAGAAGTCAGAAAGAAACCTGCAGGTGTCTCCAGAATCACCCTTAGCCCCGATCGCAATTTTGCAGAAGTAACTGTCCCCGGAGGTCCTGAAGGCAAGAAAAAAGTTCGAGTAAACCTACCTAATGACCCTGAGTTCACCAAAGCTGTTAGAGAAAATGGCATTGAACTAGATGTCGCACCCCGTCGTACCGATGGTGCATTGGTTCAAACCTTGAGCAGCTTGATTTTGCCCATTTTGCTATTAGTCGGTTTGTTTTTCCTACTTCGTCGCGCTCAAGCAGGTCCTGGCAACCAAGCGATGAACTTTGGTAAGTCCCGCGCCCGTGTCCAAATGGAGCCTCAAACCCAAGTCACCTTTACCGATGTGGCTGGTATTGAGCAAGCTAAATTTGAACTTACTGAAGTTGTAGACTTCCTCAAAAATCCCGATCGCTTTACCGCCGTGGGCGCAAAAATTCCTAAGGGCGTATTGCTAGTTGGTCCTCCCGGAACAGGTAAAACTTTGCTAGCTAGAGCCGTAGCTGGTGAAGCTGGCGTACCTTTCTTCAGTATTTCTGGTTCAGAATTCGTAGAAATGTTCGTTGGTGTGGGCGCATCCCGTGTACGTGACCTATTCGAGCAAGCCAAGGCTAATGCTCCTTGTATCGTGTTTATCGATGAAATTGATGCGGTCGGTCGTCAGCGCGGTGCTGGTCTCGGAGGTGGTAACGATGAGCGTGAGCAAACCCTCAACCAATTGCTCACCGAAATGGATGGCTTTGAAGGTAATACAGGCATCATTATCGTTGCGGCAACTAACCGTCCTGACGTATTGGATGCAGCCCTTCTACGTCCCGGTCGTTTTGATCGCCAAGTAGTTGTTGATCGTCCTGACTTTGCAGGTCGTCTCGAAATCCTCGGAGTCCATGCACGCGGCAAGACACTATCTAAGGATGTTGATCTTGAAAAGATTGCCCGTCGTACCCCCGGATTTACAGGTGCTGACTTATCTAACCTCTTGAACGAAGCAGCTATTCTTGCGGCACGTCGCAACTTGACTGAAATCTCGATGGATGAAATCAATGATGCTGTTGATCGCGTCTTGGTTGGACCCGAAAAGAAAGATCGCGTGATGAGCGAAAAGCGCAAAGAATTAGTTGCTTACCATGAAGCAGGTCATGCCCTCGTCGGTGCTTTGATGCCCGACTATGATGCCATCCAAAAGGTAACGATCATTCCTCGTGGTCGTGCTGGTGGTTTGACATGGTTCTTGCCTACGGAAGAAAGAATGCAGAGCCGCGCCTATTTGCAAAACCAAATGGCTGTGGCTCTAGGTGGTCGCATCGCTGAAGAAATTGTCTTTGGGGAAGAAGAAGTAACCACTGGTGCGTCCAGCGACTTACAGCAAGTTGCATCGGTTGCGCGTCAAATGGTGATGCGTTTCGGTATGAGTGAAAAACTAGGACCAGTTGCTCTCGGTCGTTCCAATGGAAATATGTTCCTTGGTCGTGACATTGCCGCTGAGCGAGATTTTTCGGAAGAGACTGCTGCCACAATTGATGAAGAAGTTGGCATTTTAGTAGCTGATGCCTACCGTCGCGCCAAGCAGCTTCTCATTGATAACCGTCATGTTCTTGACAAGATTGCCCATGATTTGATTGAACGTGAGACTGTTGATGCAGAGGAGCTTCAACAGATCTTAGAAACCAACGATTTGAAGTTGGCGGCTGCATTTTAA
- a CDS encoding FAD-dependent monooxygenase family protein translates to MSLFETVRSQMPVEVPSQLERMDAFWKSYRQGDQAIAKVVQTSQEKLGDKDFDAIVCGGTLGIFIACALQRTGWQVAIIEQGILRGREQEWNISRKELNAFLELDLLTETELETAIATVYNPARVGFQGGKDLWVRDILNIGVDPVYLLEVLKQKFLDAGGKLFEKTGFKQAISHVDGVAVEVALTDGGSSPKEGEGNKRITGRLLLDVMGHFSPIAKQARSQMQGNIKPDGVCMVVGSCAKGMPEKSYGDLIYSFTPIQNQCQYFWEAFPARDGRTTYMFTYVDADPQRPSFAQLMEDYLFWLPKYQEIELSQLKFQRVLFGFFPSYKQNPLQTPWDRILQVGDSSGMQSPLSFGGFGAMVRHLPRLTDGINTALHHDLLSKENLRSLQPYQPNLSVTWLFQKSMSVAVNQQIESDRINYLLGVTFTAMEKLGDRVLYPFLQDVVQFVPLAQTMVAMSIADPVLVLKIMQQVGIATLLDWLKHYLGLGAYSFLNQLGQKVEPAIANFLPEQQYQWQRQLDAWHYGSGGDYEMKE, encoded by the coding sequence ATGTCTTTATTTGAAACTGTGCGATCGCAAATGCCTGTGGAAGTTCCATCGCAGTTAGAACGCATGGATGCATTTTGGAAAAGCTATCGTCAAGGTGATCAAGCGATCGCCAAAGTAGTCCAAACCTCACAGGAGAAGTTAGGCGACAAAGATTTTGATGCAATCGTCTGTGGTGGCACATTGGGCATATTTATCGCCTGTGCGTTGCAGCGCACAGGCTGGCAGGTGGCAATTATTGAACAGGGGATACTGCGGGGTAGAGAACAGGAATGGAATATTTCGCGCAAAGAATTAAACGCATTTTTAGAATTAGATTTACTCACAGAAACGGAATTAGAAACAGCGATCGCGACTGTTTATAATCCTGCGAGAGTTGGCTTTCAAGGAGGTAAGGATCTCTGGGTGCGGGATATTCTCAATATTGGGGTTGATCCTGTTTATCTATTGGAAGTTCTCAAACAAAAGTTTTTAGATGCTGGCGGCAAGTTATTTGAAAAAACTGGATTTAAACAGGCGATCTCTCATGTTGACGGGGTTGCAGTGGAGGTTGCCCTCACCGATGGCGGCTCCTCTCCCAAAGAGGGAGAGGGGAACAAGAGGATTACGGGGCGATTATTGTTGGATGTGATGGGGCATTTCTCGCCGATCGCCAAGCAAGCGCGATCACAGATGCAGGGCAATATCAAACCCGATGGAGTCTGTATGGTGGTGGGAAGTTGTGCTAAGGGAATGCCCGAAAAATCCTATGGTGATTTGATTTATAGCTTTACGCCTATTCAAAATCAATGTCAATATTTTTGGGAAGCATTTCCTGCTAGAGATGGCAGAACTACCTATATGTTTACCTATGTGGACGCTGATCCACAACGTCCTAGTTTTGCTCAACTGATGGAAGACTATCTATTTTGGTTACCTAAATATCAAGAAATAGAACTTAGTCAATTGAAATTTCAACGAGTTCTCTTTGGCTTTTTTCCATCTTACAAACAAAATCCTTTGCAAACACCTTGGGATCGGATTTTGCAAGTAGGTGATAGCTCAGGGATGCAATCACCCCTTAGTTTTGGTGGTTTTGGCGCAATGGTACGACATTTGCCGCGCTTGACCGATGGAATTAATACGGCGTTGCATCATGACTTATTGTCCAAAGAAAATCTGCGATCACTACAGCCCTATCAACCAAATCTGTCGGTAACTTGGCTATTCCAAAAATCGATGAGTGTCGCTGTCAATCAACAAATCGAAAGCGATCGCATTAATTATCTGCTAGGTGTAACTTTTACGGCGATGGAGAAACTAGGCGATCGGGTTCTCTATCCATTTTTGCAAGATGTGGTGCAGTTCGTTCCCCTCGCCCAAACGATGGTTGCGATGTCGATTGCCGATCCTGTACTAGTTTTGAAAATCATGCAACAGGTTGGTATTGCCACTTTACTAGATTGGCTCAAGCATTATCTGGGTTTGGGCGCATATAGCTTTTTAAATCAACTTGGTCAAAAAGTAGAACCTGCGATCGCCAATTTTTTGCCTGAGCAACAATATCAATGGCAACGTCAGCTTGACGCATGGCACTATGGTTCAGGCGGCGACTATGAGATGAAAGAGTAA